The genomic stretch caagcgccctggggccagcaggagacgcccaggccaggccaggccccatcccaagcgccctggggccagcaggagacacccaggccaggccaggccccacccccaccccaagagtCCCAGGGGCAGCAGGAATCACCGAGACGCccgggccaggcccccccgcccccagcgcccggGCAGGCACCGACCTTCATGCCCATGCGTTTGCGGTCGTCGTGCTCCGGCTCCGCCGCCCACCGCAGGAACGTGCAGACGTCTTTGGCGATCTGGGACATGGTGGCCGGGGTCCCTGGCAGAGAGAAGAGTCAATGGGGCccaggggcccggggggggcacgagggagccagccaggccctagcGCCTCTTACCGTCCTCGAACTCCAGGATCTCGTTGTAGATGGGGGGCGCCATGGCGATGGCCTGCCCGGTGAAGTAAGGGTTGTAGTGCAGCTCCTCCCTGACCTCCACCCCGGTGGGCGGGTCGCAGTAGCCGGTGAGGAGGGAGAACACGTAGTCCTCACCCCCGTGCCTGGAAGACAAGGCCGGGGAGAGAGAGCAGCCCGGGCTCAgcctgtcccagcatgcactgctccagccctgggccccccacagCAGCCGCAGGAAGCCTCACCTGGCGTTGACGATGTAGCTCAGGTCGGGGGGCAGTGCCCCATTGTTGGCCGCTCGCGCCGCCTCGGGGTTGGGGTAGGGATTGGGGAAGTAATCGGACAGCTTGCCCGGGCGCGTGAACATCTCGCCATTGTCGTCAGGGCCGTCGACCACCTCCACCTGCGCCAGACCGCACTGAGCTGGGGCCGCGGGCCTCTGGCccccccggcgctccccccggcgcgctgagccccccccagagggcctctgccccccagcgcacTGAGCCTCCCCCCGGTGCACTGAGCTGGGGCCGcgggcctctgccccccccggcatGCTGAGCCCCCCCagggcctctgccccccccagcgcactgagcccccccacgggcctctgccccccccaaatgcgctgagcccccccccagagGGCCTCTGTCCCCCCGGTGCACTGAGCCTCCCCAGagggcctctgcccccccccggggtgcTGAGCCCCTCCCAGTGCGCTGAGCCCCCCCAGagggcctctgccccccccccggcgcgctGAGCCTCCCCATGGGCCTCTGCTCCCCCAAGTGCGCTGAGCCCCCCCAGAGAGCCTCTGGCCCCCCGGTGCGCTgagcccccctcaccccctccctgagcGCACTGAGCCTCCCCGCaggcctcttccccccaccccccgggcccCTGTGGAGAGCACTGAGCCAGGACCCAcagtcctctgcccccccaagcgtgccgagccccctcccctgagcactgAGCCAGGGCCCACAGGCCTCCGCCCCCCAAGGGTGCTTAGACCCTGTCAAGGGCACTGAGCAGAGACTCATGGGCCTCTGAACCCTGTGGAGGGCATCACGCCCCAGAGCCGgcactcagcccccctcccccacgagcactgagctctccctctccCACGTGCCCTCGCCACAGGTGAGGGGCCAACTCCCGCCCCCAGTGCCGCATGCCCAGGCCTGGGGGGCAGCGGCCAGCAGCCagcgggagcccccagccactcACCTCCATGGCCAAGGCCTTGGCCTCCTCCTCGGTGTGGGTGACGCCGATGAGGTTGCGGAAGGCCACGTACTCCATGCTGTGGCAGGCGGCGCACACCTGCTTGTAGACCTGGTAGCCGCGCCGGGCgctgggaggaaggaaagggcCCGGTGGGGCAGCGGAGTCACAGCAGGCCCCAcgggagcccagagctggggggccccGTTACCCGGGAGGCCtgcgctggggggctggggacgCAGTGAACCCGGCCGGACGCCCCGTACCTGCTGTGGTCCAGGGAGGACAGCAGGCCGCTGTGGCTCCAGGCGTAGTTGGGAGGGTGAAGCAGCAGGTCCCCAGCGCTCACGGCcgtgtgcagggccagggccagccccgcGCCGCCGGCGGCCAGCACGCCCAGCGCAGACAGCGCCACCTTCCTGCCGCGGGACAGACCCGACAGCGACGACAGGCTGGCCTGGAACAGACGAGCCCCATCAGCGGCCCACCTTTGGAACCTGCCTCTGCCCGGGAAAGGGGGGGCAAGCAGGCTGTGGGTGCACAGGCCGGGCCCCCCGACAGGCCGGAGACACTGGCCTGCGCCCACCTAGGGGGCCCCTGCTgcgtgaggggagctggctgggtgCCCTGGAATGCTAGCGGGGGGTGagctccctgctgggtgggttCCCTTTAAGCCGGCCAGCACCAGGCCCGTGGAGTGAGACCTCCATGTGGGCCCCGGGCCCCCCAGCgctccttcccagcactgtgGAAAGCCCAGGCCCACTGATCTCCCCTGCAGCCGGtgggcgagcagggggcacaggccagtcacCAGCCCCATCCTAGAGGGCCTCCTCGGTGAGATGTGACCCCCCGCAGCACAGCACAGCTCTGCACCCCGGCAGGAGAAGGGGACGAGTGGGAGCAGTGACCGGCACGGGCCGGGCTCTACCCAACGGAGGCACCACGCCCCCAGTGCAGCTGCCTGGGTTCCCAAACGGGggagtgaagaaattccagggggggcacgaggcaatgcaacctcatccccccccccccccccatcaaattctgctgccctgttcagttccttttttccttttttttttgcttaacaagttttgctgctatgggggcagagggggaggggagatgaggatttttcaaaaatcaagaaggggggcgtgatgccagaAAGTTTGGAACCGCTGGGCTAGACGGTCTGTAGCCAGAGGCCCCGGCTCGCCGCGCTGCGACTGGCGCTTTACGGGGTTCTCCGCTGCGCTGCCATCGGGATGGATTGGGAATTGAGGAGCGCCGGCCCTTTCGGACTCGCTGCCTGGAGCATGGCGGATTCCCCCACGTACATGCTGCATTTGAAACCGAGTCCCGGGCAAACGAGGATAACGAAGGAACCGCTGCCGGTGGCTAGTCAGGGTTCTAGAGCAGGCAGGCCTCAGCCTCTCGCCTGGGTGTGATTCACGGGGGAAGGCTGCCCTGAGCTAGCACGAGACGCCCAGAGGCTTAGGACCCTGGTGCTTTGCCAGCGACTCCATTCAAAAGCCTGGCTCTCCCTAAACTTCCCTGGTGGACATGCACAGCGCAACGCTGTTTTCTATCACTTACTGTGATGTAGGGGGGCACTTTGCTGGGCGCTAGGCTGGGGCTGTCCCCTACGGGCCCTgtctgtgagcacggcccaggaggggggccagacactggcctgcctGGTTCTGactgaggagagggaaggaggttggaacaAAGTAAGGACATGGGGTAGGAGGAGGGagtctggggctggaaacatgatggaggcagcctggggggaaggggcttggaggGGCCTGGAGCATCCTAGCCCCCCTCCTATTccacatcacatctgtgctgtattctggaaaatcaatacaCCCCtccctattctactggctggtggaggctgttctggctgctacggggttCAGGATCGGGGGAACTCCGACTACACAGTCACACTTAAATTAAAGTattggagatgcctatctcctagaactggaagggaccttgcaaggtcattgagtccagtctcctgccttcacagcaggaccaagcaccatccctgacaaatttttgccccaaatccctaattagcctccgcaaggattgaactcacaaccctgggtttagcaggccaatgctcaaaccactgagctatccctccccccgacTTACACCATCTTAATAGGTCACAGCTAGTTTGGGCCTTAGCAGAGATCGTCAATTTCAACTcgaatttaaaatgttttaaaataagggTCTTTAATTTCGATCACATGCTGGGTGGTCTTCAGTCACTGCAGGGCAAGGGGGCCCAGAGGCCAGTGCTGGGAGCATCATATGGACACAGGAGCCCGTTTCAACAAGCCCCACAGAGCTTGGGGTGGCAGCTTGTCACTGACAAGGCGGGGACACAGCCAGGCCGACacaacagagcagagcagagcgcggCCCCATCCAGTACCCACGGACCCTGCTGCAGCCACCAGCGCCCCTGAAagccctgggctgagcgcagggcctggagccaggcACACCCGGCGGGTGCGGAGCTAAGCAGGGGCCCAGGCCCAGTCATGGCCGCTCCCCAGGCCGCTGCTTCACCGAGCTTGAGGGCAGGAAGGATCCTgatgccccaggggtcccagcagCCCCCCGGCGGGCGCACCGGCCATTTCCCCAGCACAGCGGGGGTGGAGAACCCGCGGGCCTGGGTCCGACCCAGCGGGGCGCCCGCAGCCGGCTGCtcggctccagcccccgcccctcagcgcccagcGGCGGCCCTGGGgagcccggccccccgccccaaggcccggcccccccgcgccccAAGGCCCGACCCCCCCGCGCCCCAAGGCCGgagcccggcggggcggggcgggcggggcagttCGTGGGGCGCTGCCCAGTGTCCGATCCCAGCTTCGCGCAGCCCGAGGCTGAACGTGGCTGTCGCGGCGCCgcggcgaggagttccgcaggttgtgCGATCGCGCCCGTCGCCTGAGCCCGGCCCATTGCGGGGGGCGAatcggccccggccccgcgggcCCTCGGCAGCCGCTCCCCGctgacccccccgctcccgggaAAGGAgccggccgggggggcggggccgccagATCCACCCCGCGGACGCCGCGCCCCGGTGACCttcagggccgggggggcggggccgcggcgcggggccgagggggggctcgCGGCGGGGGGGGCTCACCTGGGGGGGCCGCAGGCGGGGCCCGGGCGGCGGCGGCAGGAGGGGGCCGCCCCGGACCCGCAGCACCAGGCACCGCGCCGCCGACAGCGCCGCCATCTTGGAGAGCAGCCGGGTCCGCCTGACTCCCAGCGTGCACCGCGCGGCCCCGGCCTACGGCGGCCgagaggggaaggggcggagctcgCGCCCACCGGATATCCTCTGACGTCACCACAGCCGGGAGCGCCGCGGAAGATAATCCcgcccctgggcccgcccccagcTCCTGAACCAGCCCCAGGCCGGAAAcgggagacccccccccgcccccccgggctactccacccccgccccccccccgctactcccccccgcccccccgggctactccacccccgccccccccgctactcccccccgcccccccgggctactccacccccgccccccccgcgacgcccccccccccccgctactcccttcctccccagcctgtGGCCCCCCCTCCAGTGTGAactggctgccccgcccccctcccccccccccaggcaggcgcctgcagcccccccaccccagccccgcaccaccCCACGCGGCTGAAGGTTTTCACTTTATTTCAAGGAGCCTTCGCACCGACCCGCCAGGctgccccggggccgggccccccccccagcatcaggCCGTCCAGCTGCCCCGGCCATGGGAACACccggctcctgccctgcccggcagCTGCCACCCTCAGGCCCAGGCCCCAGCGTGCAAGGGCCACGCCCAGctcagagcaggcagcccagGCCCCAAGGCCCAGGCGCCACTTTTCCAGCCACTGAGCACAAGGCCAGGGAACGGacccctgctgcagcacccagGACAGCACAGGGCTCCCTCTCCAGAATAAAGGCCCCAGACTCCAGTGAGGCTCCAGGGCCAGTCCCGGATCCTGGGATCCAGTGGCCAGGTGGGGGTCCAGTcagcagcccctctgctcccaggagctgcGGGGCCTGGCTACTTCCAGAAGAGAACgttccagagcagcagccagcaggggtagaCGAAGAGGGCGATGAAGGGGAAGACGATGGAGCCGTAGAGGTAGTGGTCCAGCAGGCCCTCGGCCACCGCCTGCAGGAAGAGCTGCCAGCACTCCAGCGCTGAGACCGGGTACTCGATCAGTCCTGGTACAGGGCAATGCTGAGCAGGAGGGTGACAGCTGGTGTGACCAGGACCAAGAGCACTGCATAGAGATACCTGGGAGACAGACACAAGCAGGGGTCAAAGCAGCCAGCAGGCTAGGCAActcccagtgctgctgctagctccctccagcaccccctgctggcagagcctgggactagagcagccaggacccccccccccccccacacacacacacagctcccaggaCTCCGGCCCTACTCCCCCAGCAGGGGGTGTTATGAGAggctggaggggacaggagctCCTACAGcacccctgctgggagaggctgggactagagcagccaggaccccccccccacacacacacacacagctcccaggaCTCCCGCCCTACTCCCCCAGCAGGGGGTGTTATGAGAggctggaggggacaggagctccctccagcaccccctgctggcagagcctgggactagagcagccaggacccccccccccccacacacacacacagctcccaggaCTCCGGCCCTACTCCCCCAGCAGGGGGTGTTATGAGAggctggaggggacaggagctccctccagcaccccctgctggcagagcctgggactagagcagccaggacccccccccccccacacacacacacagctcccaggaCTCCCGCCCTACTCCCCCAGCAGGGGGTGTTATGAGAggctggaggggacaggagctcccctccagcacccctgctggcagagcctggaactagagcagccaggacccccccccccacacacagctccagGACTCCGGCCCTACTCCCCCAGCAGGGGGTGTTatgagaggctggagggggacaggagctccctacagcaccccctgctgggagaggctgggactagagcagccaggaccccccccccccccacacacacacagagctccagGACTCCCGCCCTACTCCCCCAGCAGGGGGTGTTATGAGAggctggaggggacaggagctccctacagcaccccctgctggagaggCTGGTTGCAGAGACATGACAAAGGCAGCAGGAACGTGACATcccctagtgcagtgtttctcacccAGTGGTACAGGTACGCTATGGGGTActcgagaagtctgggggggggggggtcaccaccactgaaatttggagaaaactgaggtTTTGTTTTAAGCCTCacggcgctttattatttttgtactttttacacccaaaatggcatcgcccgcccagccacgatgaagctgtttaaacaaatgtgttgcaaaggtagaaaaaagtcgtgtgtgtctgaaaactagatactggggggtacttatttttaaGGGGTACTTCATTAAccaaggttgagaaacactgctctaaggagCCCTGTGGCATGGTCCCTGGTAGGGAAGGGATTGCCAGTCGGCCCTGAACTGGCTGTGAAAGCCTCCCAGAGATCCTGCCTGTGCCCAAGCCAGGACCCATCCCGGGGCAGAGCGACACCCCGCTTGGATGGGACTGGCCACagagcccctgccactccatggcCAGGCCCGGATCAGGTGGCCATGGTGCctcacggggaggtgggcaggtgtCACTTACTTGGGGCCTTTGGGCTGGACGATGGCTGCAACAGGCACCATGGtgacagccagcaggaagcccagGGAGAAGTTAATGAGAGCGATGCAGCCCAGCTGCATGGCCaagtacagcagggacagcagcttaAGGGTCATCCAGCCACGTTCACTCCCACAGCCGGTCagcaccctgcagagcagaggaCATGGCTATCAGCCCTCCAGCTGCTGCTAGCCCCATGACAAGGACTTAAGACACAGGAGAAAAACAATGGGACCATCTTCTACAGCACCCTGTGACCTTCTCCATTCACCCTTCCTACACGGTATTTGGTTCTGTACAAAGTCATGAGGCGTCATGTGAAAATTCATAATATGCTGATCATTAGTGTCCTCGTAAAACGTGTGGCAACACTATGTAAAGTTAATAGAATCATGGGCATGGAAGGAGCGCAAGAGGTCATGAGTCCAGCCCtttgcactcaaggcaggactaagtatccCTGACAacggtctgtccaacctgctctaaaCACCCCACTGATAGAAAaaccacaacctccctgagcaatttatccAGTGTTTGAATACCCTAAcagtaggaattttttcctaatgtccaaactaaaccccTCTACCTGCcatttaagcccactgctgcttgtcctgtcatcagaggtctgacccagtatggccgttcttatgttctagaaagctttttttcccctctctcttccttgGAACAGCCGCCTTTGTTCTTGAaaactgtcatgtcccctctcagtcttctcttctccagactaaagaagcccagttctttcagccttccctcatagctcacgttctctagacctttcatcgtttttgttgctcttctttggaccatctccaaattctccacatcTGTCCTGAAACGTGTCActcagaggttatgtctacactacaggggttttgcacaaaaagtcatTTTTGCCCTAAACCCCACAGAGCGTCCCCACCTCAagtgcgattttgcgcaagaaaatgaacagtagaacagcagaacagagggctttttgcggtgtagggttacctctttctatgaggaagaactcctttttgtgcaagaattcttgctcaacaggggtttcttgcgcaaaaaagagtATCAGAGAAAGCACAGGGACTTTGATGGctgttctgtgaatggccatcagagctttcttgcgcaagagtgtccgtgcagtgtggacgctttcttacgcaaaagcacatcacttttgcatgCGCTTTTAAGGTGTGggcacgctcttgcgcaagaagtttttgcggaagatctcttctgtaaaaagcttcttgcacaaaatccctgcagtgtagacaaagccagagagcactgcagctgagggctgggcagagcagagcagaatgacttctcctgtcttgctcacagcactcctgttaatccaacccagaatcatgtttgctttattgcaacagcagcacactgttgactcatacagGCGGCCCCTGACTTGTGATGCGATTAGTTCCAGGGGAAGCATCACAAgttgaaccctcatttacgataggtgtCGTGCGCCGTCATAAATGCGGGaccgaggacgtaagtcgggggttttTGGCCTCtttcacacttacaaaaatggttgtaagtgcggggggttgGAACTCGGGCGGTCACAAGC from Pelodiscus sinensis isolate JC-2024 unplaced genomic scaffold, ASM4963464v1 ctg205, whole genome shotgun sequence encodes the following:
- the CYC1 gene encoding cytochrome c1, heme protein, mitochondrial, translated to MAALSAARCLVLRVRGGPLLPPPPGPRLRPPQASLSSLSGLSRGRKVALSALGVLAAGGAGLALALHTAVSAGDLLLHPPNYAWSHSGLLSSLDHSSARRGYQVYKQVCAACHSMEYVAFRNLIGVTHTEEEAKALAMEVEVVDGPDDNGEMFTRPGKLSDYFPNPYPNPEAARAANNGALPPDLSYIVNARHGGEDYVFSLLTGYCDPPTGVEVREELHYNPYFTGQAIAMAPPIYNEILEFEDGTPATMSQIAKDVCTFLRWAAEPEHDDRKRMGMKTLMILGLLLPLVYYLKRHKWSVLKSRKVAYRPPK